One stretch of Gadus macrocephalus chromosome 12, ASM3116895v1 DNA includes these proteins:
- the LOC132469313 gene encoding ELAV-like protein 1 isoform X2, whose product MAVRRGHIRYLKVCEVQSSQNDSQHNKAANMKVAQQESYDNGYEELMSDEAKDAKTNLIVNYLPQNMSQEELHSLFSSIGDVESAKLIKDKVAGHSLGYGFVNFVNPSDAERAISTLNGLRLQSKTIKVSFARPSSDSIKDANLYISGLPKTLSQQELEDMFTRYGRIINSRVLVDQASGVSRGVAFIRFDKRSEAEDAIKDLNGHVPQGSSEPITVKFAANPNQIKKCQLLSQLYQNQSRRFGGPVHHQAQRFRFSPMGVDHMAGVGGVGGVAGNCPGGWCIFIYNLGQDADEGILWQLFGPFGAVTNVKVIRDFNTNKCKGFGFVTMLNYEEAAMAVSSLDGYRMGDKTLQVSFKTSKGHTK is encoded by the exons ATGGCTGTCAGACGGGGACACATCCGATACCTGAAG GTCTGTGAGGTGCAGTCTTCACAAAACGACAGCCAACACAACAAAGCAGCCAACATGAAG gtggcTCAGCAAGAGTCGTACGATAACGGCTACGAGGAGCTCATGTCGGATGAGGCGAAAGACGCTAAGACCAACCTGATCGTGAACTACCTGCCCCAGAACATGAGCCAGGAGGAGCTGCACTCGCTGTTCAGCTCCATCGGAGACGTGGAGTCGGCCAAGCTCATCAAGGACAAGGTGGCAG GCCACAGTTTAGGCTACGGCTTTGTTAACTTTGTTAACCCTAGTGATGCAGAGAGGGCTATCAGTACCCTGAATGGCCTGAGGCTTCAGTCTAAAACTATCAAG GTGTCGTTTGCGCGGCCCAGCTCTGACAGCATTAAAGATGCTAACTTGTACATTAGCGGGCTGCCCAAGACGCTGAGCCAACAGGAGCTGGAAGACATGTTCACACGCTACGGACGCATCATCAACTCCCGGGTCCTGGTGGACCAGGCCTCAG GCGTGTCTAGGGGCGTGGCCTTCATCCGGTTCGACAAACGCTCGGAGGCGGAGGACGCCATCAAAGACCTCAACGGCCATGTGCCCCAGGGCTCCTCGGAGCCAATCACAGTCAAGTTCGCGGCCAACCCCAACCAGATCAAGAAGTGCCAGCTGCTGTCGCAGCTCTACCAGAACCAGTCCCGGCGCTTCGGAGGCCCGGTGCACCACCAGGCCCAGCGCTTCAG GTTCTCCCCGATGGGCGTGGACCACATGGCGGGcgtgggcggggtggggggcgtGGCGGGGAACTGCCCCGGCGGCTGGTGCATCTTCATCTACAACCTGGGGCAGGACGCCGACGAGGGCATCCTGTGGCAGCTGTTCGGGCCGTTCGGCGCCGTCACCAACGTCAAGGTGATCCGTGACTTCAACACCAACAAGTGCAAGGGCTTCGGCTTCGTCACCATGCTGAACTACGAGGAGGCGGCCATGGCGGTCAGCAGCCTGGACGGCTACCGCATGGGGGACAAGACGCTGCAGGTGTCCTTCAAGACCAGCAAGGGCCACACCAAGTAG
- the LOC132469313 gene encoding ELAV-like protein 1 isoform X1 — protein sequence MAVRRGHIRYLKVCEVQSSQNDSQHNKAANMKVAQQESYDNGYEELMSDEAKDAKTNLIVNYLPQNMSQEELHSLFSSIGDVESAKLIKDKVAGHSLGYGFVNFVNPSDAERAISTLNGLRLQSKTIKVSFARPSSDSIKDANLYISGLPKTLSQQELEDMFTRYGRIINSRVLVDQASGTHPTCVSRGVAFIRFDKRSEAEDAIKDLNGHVPQGSSEPITVKFAANPNQIKKCQLLSQLYQNQSRRFGGPVHHQAQRFRFSPMGVDHMAGVGGVGGVAGNCPGGWCIFIYNLGQDADEGILWQLFGPFGAVTNVKVIRDFNTNKCKGFGFVTMLNYEEAAMAVSSLDGYRMGDKTLQVSFKTSKGHTK from the exons ATGGCTGTCAGACGGGGACACATCCGATACCTGAAG GTCTGTGAGGTGCAGTCTTCACAAAACGACAGCCAACACAACAAAGCAGCCAACATGAAG gtggcTCAGCAAGAGTCGTACGATAACGGCTACGAGGAGCTCATGTCGGATGAGGCGAAAGACGCTAAGACCAACCTGATCGTGAACTACCTGCCCCAGAACATGAGCCAGGAGGAGCTGCACTCGCTGTTCAGCTCCATCGGAGACGTGGAGTCGGCCAAGCTCATCAAGGACAAGGTGGCAG GCCACAGTTTAGGCTACGGCTTTGTTAACTTTGTTAACCCTAGTGATGCAGAGAGGGCTATCAGTACCCTGAATGGCCTGAGGCTTCAGTCTAAAACTATCAAG GTGTCGTTTGCGCGGCCCAGCTCTGACAGCATTAAAGATGCTAACTTGTACATTAGCGGGCTGCCCAAGACGCTGAGCCAACAGGAGCTGGAAGACATGTTCACACGCTACGGACGCATCATCAACTCCCGGGTCCTGGTGGACCAGGCCTCAGGTACACACCCTACCT GCGTGTCTAGGGGCGTGGCCTTCATCCGGTTCGACAAACGCTCGGAGGCGGAGGACGCCATCAAAGACCTCAACGGCCATGTGCCCCAGGGCTCCTCGGAGCCAATCACAGTCAAGTTCGCGGCCAACCCCAACCAGATCAAGAAGTGCCAGCTGCTGTCGCAGCTCTACCAGAACCAGTCCCGGCGCTTCGGAGGCCCGGTGCACCACCAGGCCCAGCGCTTCAG GTTCTCCCCGATGGGCGTGGACCACATGGCGGGcgtgggcggggtggggggcgtGGCGGGGAACTGCCCCGGCGGCTGGTGCATCTTCATCTACAACCTGGGGCAGGACGCCGACGAGGGCATCCTGTGGCAGCTGTTCGGGCCGTTCGGCGCCGTCACCAACGTCAAGGTGATCCGTGACTTCAACACCAACAAGTGCAAGGGCTTCGGCTTCGTCACCATGCTGAACTACGAGGAGGCGGCCATGGCGGTCAGCAGCCTGGACGGCTACCGCATGGGGGACAAGACGCTGCAGGTGTCCTTCAAGACCAGCAAGGGCCACACCAAGTAG